The following proteins are encoded in a genomic region of Arthrobacter jiangjiafuii:
- the mmsA gene encoding multiple monosaccharide ABC transporter ATP-binding protein encodes MNDVILSMDGITKEFNGIKALDGVSVDIERGGVHAICGENGAGKSTLMKVLSGVYPHGSFEGTITLEGKDVSYGSINDSERDGIVIIHQELALSPYLSIAENIFLGNEVSRGGVIDWNQTNLRAAALLERVGLDENPATKILELGVGKQQLVEIAKALSKEVKILILDEPTAALNDGDSAHLLGLIDQLRGQGITSIIISHKLNEIRAIADVVTVIRDGQTIDTFPVDDTDDIETRIIRAMVGRPLDSQFPERTPQIGVERFRVEDWTVHHPVDVDRVVVDNASFNVHAGEIVGFAGLMGAGRTELAMSIFGRSYGSGISGRVFKDGVEISTRTVGEAIRNGLAYVSEDRKRYGLNLIGSVTVNVSAAALRKLAKLGVIDRNREYSVADEYRQRMNIKTQTVSSIVGNLSGGNQQKVVLSKWIYSGPDVLILDEPTRGIDVGAKFEIYGIINELAAAGKAVIVISSELPELIGLADRIYTIAEGRLTAEVARGDATQEELMRHMTADRNQGAQAP; translated from the coding sequence ATGAACGACGTCATCCTCTCCATGGACGGCATAACCAAGGAGTTCAACGGCATCAAAGCGCTCGACGGCGTTTCGGTGGACATTGAACGCGGCGGGGTGCACGCGATCTGCGGCGAAAACGGTGCCGGCAAATCCACCCTGATGAAGGTGCTCAGCGGGGTGTATCCGCACGGCAGCTTCGAGGGCACCATCACGCTCGAGGGCAAGGACGTGTCCTACGGCTCGATCAACGACAGCGAGCGGGACGGGATCGTGATCATCCACCAGGAACTGGCGCTCAGCCCGTACCTGTCGATCGCGGAGAACATCTTCCTAGGCAACGAGGTCTCCCGCGGCGGGGTGATCGACTGGAACCAGACCAACCTGAGGGCCGCGGCCCTGCTGGAGCGCGTGGGCCTGGACGAGAACCCGGCCACGAAAATCCTCGAACTCGGCGTGGGCAAGCAGCAGCTGGTGGAGATCGCCAAGGCATTGTCCAAGGAAGTGAAGATCCTGATCCTGGACGAGCCCACCGCCGCCCTGAACGACGGCGATTCGGCGCACCTGTTGGGGCTGATCGACCAGCTCCGCGGGCAGGGCATCACCTCGATCATCATTTCCCACAAGCTCAACGAAATCCGGGCCATCGCCGACGTCGTCACCGTGATCCGCGACGGGCAGACCATCGACACCTTTCCGGTGGACGATACCGACGACATCGAAACCCGGATCATCCGCGCCATGGTCGGCCGGCCGCTGGACAGCCAGTTTCCGGAGCGGACCCCGCAGATCGGCGTGGAACGGTTCCGGGTCGAGGACTGGACCGTGCACCACCCGGTGGACGTGGACCGCGTCGTCGTCGACAACGCCTCCTTCAATGTCCATGCCGGAGAGATCGTGGGCTTCGCCGGGCTGATGGGCGCCGGGCGCACCGAACTGGCGATGAGCATTTTCGGCCGCTCCTACGGCTCGGGTATCTCCGGGCGGGTGTTCAAGGACGGCGTGGAGATTTCCACCCGCACGGTGGGGGAGGCGATCCGCAACGGCCTCGCCTACGTCAGCGAGGACCGCAAGCGCTACGGGCTGAACCTGATCGGCAGCGTCACCGTCAACGTCTCCGCCGCCGCGCTGCGCAAGCTCGCGAAACTGGGCGTCATCGACCGGAACCGCGAATACTCCGTGGCCGACGAGTACCGGCAGCGGATGAACATCAAAACGCAGACCGTGTCCTCGATCGTAGGCAACCTCTCCGGCGGGAACCAGCAGAAGGTCGTCCTCAGCAAGTGGATCTATTCCGGTCCGGACGTGCTGATCCTGGATGAGCCGACGCGCGGGATCGACGTCGGTGCCAAGTTTGAAATTTACGGAATCATCAACGAGTTGGCGGCGGCCGGCAAGGCCGTGATCGTCATCTCGTCCGAGCTGCCCGAACTGATCGGGCTCGCCGACCGCATCTACACCATCGCCGAAGGCCGGCTCACCGCCGAGGTGGCCCGCGGCGACGCGACCCAGGAGGAACTCATGCGCCACATGACCGCCGACCGGAACCAAGGAGCACAGGCCCCGTGA
- a CDS encoding sugar kinase produces the protein MNQQITSPYLVTIGETMGLLTAEQPGPLAHVASMGLGMGGSESNVAIGIQRLGGTAIWCGRTGTDSLGTLVRREIRAEGVTVRAVEDPGAPTGLMMKERRTAAKQKVSYYRAGSAGSRLSPEDVDPGLIQGAAVLHVTGITPALSPSAAKTIRSAIDVARSAGVTVSFDLNYRSNLWTAAEATRSYQEIIPLVDIVFAGDEEAALAVGPAADPADLARLLVDLGPAEAIIKLGTKGTVAVIDGQLYHQPAVPIDPVDTVGAGDAFVAGYLAELMAGKAPAERLELAVQTGAFACLAYGDWEGLPTRAELSLLSQSESVTR, from the coding sequence GTGAATCAGCAGATCACTTCACCGTATCTGGTGACCATCGGTGAAACCATGGGGCTCCTGACCGCCGAGCAGCCGGGGCCGTTGGCCCATGTGGCGTCGATGGGGCTGGGCATGGGAGGCTCCGAATCCAACGTCGCCATCGGCATCCAGCGGCTCGGCGGGACTGCGATCTGGTGCGGCCGCACCGGAACGGACTCCCTGGGCACGCTGGTCCGGCGCGAGATCCGGGCCGAGGGCGTGACCGTCCGAGCAGTGGAAGATCCCGGCGCGCCCACCGGCCTGATGATGAAGGAGCGCCGAACCGCGGCCAAGCAGAAGGTGAGCTATTACCGGGCCGGCAGCGCCGGTTCCCGGCTTTCTCCCGAGGACGTGGATCCGGGCCTTATTCAGGGGGCCGCGGTCCTCCACGTCACCGGCATCACGCCCGCGCTCTCGCCGTCGGCGGCCAAGACCATCCGCTCCGCCATCGACGTGGCCCGCTCCGCCGGGGTCACCGTCTCATTCGACCTCAACTACCGTTCCAACCTGTGGACGGCAGCGGAAGCCACCCGGTCTTATCAGGAGATCATTCCGCTGGTGGACATCGTCTTCGCGGGCGACGAGGAAGCAGCCCTCGCCGTCGGGCCGGCGGCCGATCCCGCCGACCTGGCCCGGCTGCTGGTTGACCTTGGGCCCGCGGAGGCGATCATCAAGCTGGGCACCAAGGGCACCGTGGCAGTCATCGACGGCCAGCTGTATCACCAGCCTGCGGTGCCGATCGATCCGGTGGACACAGTGGGCGCCGGTGACGCTTTCGTGGCCGGATATCTGGCCGAACTGATGGCGGGCAAGGCCCCCGCAGAACGGCTGGAGCTGGCAGTGCAGACCGGAGCGTTCGCTTGCCTTGCCTACGGCGATTGGGAGGGACTGCCGACGCGTGCGGAGCTCAGCCTGCTGAGCCAGAGCGAGTCAGTCACCCGCTAA
- the kduI gene encoding 5-dehydro-4-deoxy-D-glucuronate isomerase has protein sequence MDVLYSTNPSEIPTLDAAALRSRFLVDDLFIDGQVRAVYSHQDRVVLAGATPAGGPLPLPTFPELRSDTFFERREGGIINVGGAGTVTVDGETYALKHGSCLYVGRGAREVVFTSDGEDAARFYIFSAPAHTAFPTTLVEAGNGTVRELGDAETSNRRTLNQYIHENGVKSCQIVMGVTTLHTGSMWNTMPAHTHDRRMEAYLYFDLPEDARVVHLMGEPEETRHLMVGNQTAVISPSWSIHSGVGSASYSFVWAMAGENQSFDDMDAVAITELR, from the coding sequence ATGGACGTGCTGTACTCGACAAACCCGAGCGAAATCCCCACCCTGGACGCTGCCGCACTGCGCAGCCGGTTCCTGGTCGATGACCTGTTCATCGACGGCCAGGTCCGCGCCGTCTACTCCCACCAGGACCGCGTGGTGCTGGCGGGCGCGACGCCGGCCGGCGGCCCGCTGCCGCTTCCCACCTTTCCGGAACTGCGGTCGGACACCTTCTTCGAACGCAGGGAAGGCGGCATCATCAACGTGGGCGGTGCCGGCACCGTCACCGTCGACGGCGAAACCTACGCCCTGAAGCACGGCTCCTGCCTCTACGTGGGCCGCGGCGCCCGGGAAGTGGTGTTCACCTCCGACGGCGAAGACGCCGCCCGTTTCTACATCTTCTCCGCCCCCGCCCACACGGCCTTCCCCACCACCCTGGTCGAAGCCGGCAACGGAACGGTTCGGGAACTCGGCGACGCCGAAACCTCCAACCGCCGAACGCTGAACCAGTACATCCACGAAAACGGCGTCAAGAGCTGCCAGATCGTCATGGGCGTCACGACCCTGCACACCGGCAGCATGTGGAACACCATGCCGGCCCACACCCATGACCGGCGGATGGAGGCGTACCTCTACTTCGACCTCCCCGAGGACGCCCGGGTGGTGCACCTCATGGGTGAACCCGAGGAAACCCGCCACCTGATGGTGGGCAACCAGACTGCTGTCATTTCCCCCAGCTGGTCCATTCATTCCGGGGTTGGCTCCGCCAGTTATTCCTTTGTCTGGGCCATGGCCGGCGAAAACCAGTCCTTTGACGATATGGATGCCGTCGCTATCACCGAACTGCGTTAG
- a CDS encoding TRAP transporter large permease produces the protein MTDALTVATILIGGMVILLAIGAPISISVALPSAISMIYVLGFQDGALASAQRMFNGVNSFALLAIPFFVLAGVIMNNGGIAIRLINLAKVMVGKTPAPLVQTGVLASMLFGAVSGSAVATAAAVGSTTAPIQKKQGYDPAFSAAANVAAAPSGLLIPPSNTLIIYALASGGTSVGALFMAGYIPGILWGLTCMVVVYFYAKRHPELKAERWARPQEALLVFLQALPSLSLIVVVIGGIVSGFFTPTEGSAVAVVYALLLSFIYRSIKIKDLPGILMNAARTSSVVIFLIGVSTIMSFVMSFTRIPALLAESLFGWTDSKVVVLLIMMVLLLIIGIPLDATPAILIFTPIFLPIAVSYGVDPVHFGIMMVFNLSIAVISPPSAPVLFVGAQVSNVEIGPVIVKLMPFMAVLIILLLIITFVPELSLWLPRALGFL, from the coding sequence ATGACAGATGCATTAACCGTCGCCACGATACTCATCGGCGGCATGGTGATCCTGCTGGCCATCGGAGCTCCGATCAGCATCAGCGTGGCCCTTCCCTCCGCCATCTCCATGATTTATGTCCTCGGATTCCAGGACGGCGCACTGGCCTCGGCACAGCGGATGTTCAATGGCGTCAATTCGTTTGCACTGCTGGCCATACCGTTCTTTGTCCTGGCCGGCGTCATCATGAACAACGGCGGCATAGCCATCCGGCTAATCAACCTGGCGAAAGTCATGGTCGGCAAAACGCCTGCACCGCTGGTCCAGACCGGCGTCCTGGCCAGCATGCTCTTCGGTGCCGTCAGCGGCTCCGCCGTGGCCACTGCCGCCGCCGTCGGTTCAACCACCGCCCCCATCCAGAAAAAGCAGGGCTATGACCCGGCCTTCAGCGCGGCGGCAAACGTCGCCGCCGCACCCAGCGGCCTGCTGATCCCGCCGAGCAACACCCTCATCATCTATGCACTGGCCAGCGGCGGCACCTCGGTGGGCGCCCTGTTCATGGCCGGCTACATCCCCGGCATCCTCTGGGGCCTGACCTGCATGGTGGTCGTGTACTTCTACGCCAAGCGCCACCCGGAACTGAAGGCCGAACGCTGGGCACGGCCGCAGGAAGCCCTCCTGGTCTTCCTGCAGGCGCTGCCCTCGCTGAGCCTGATCGTCGTCGTCATCGGCGGCATCGTCTCCGGCTTCTTCACCCCCACGGAAGGCTCCGCCGTCGCGGTGGTCTACGCGCTGCTGCTCTCCTTCATCTACCGCAGCATCAAGATCAAGGACCTGCCGGGCATCCTGATGAACGCCGCCCGCACCAGCTCCGTGGTCATCTTCCTGATCGGTGTTTCCACGATCATGTCCTTCGTCATGAGCTTCACCCGGATTCCGGCCCTGCTCGCCGAAAGCCTGTTCGGCTGGACCGACAGCAAGGTTGTGGTGCTGCTGATCATGATGGTGCTGCTGCTGATCATCGGCATCCCCTTGGACGCGACGCCGGCCATCCTCATCTTCACGCCGATCTTCCTGCCCATCGCCGTCAGCTACGGCGTGGACCCGGTGCACTTCGGCATCATGATGGTCTTCAACCTCTCGATCGCGGTGATCTCGCCGCCATCGGCTCCCGTGCTCTTTGTCGGCGCCCAGGTGTCCAATGTCGAAATCGGCCCGGTGATCGTCAAGCTGATGCCCTTCATGGCGGTCCTGATCATCCTGCTGCTCATCATCACCTTTGTCCCCGAACTGTCGCTGTGGCTGCCCCGGGCCCTCGGATTCCTGTAG
- a CDS encoding TRAP transporter small permease, translated as MTKLKQAVDAVLRTLCIVLFALLILLVCWQILTRLVFNDPSVWSEEASRYTFIWLSLIGISVATGERADVAIDILVKKLPVVAQRWVTALAYLTAISFATVIMVYGGYLNASLSWNQANPVLPVNQGVLYLAVPVAGVLLTYYLCYHFVRIIAAKEDATAPEEIQVEL; from the coding sequence ATGACCAAGCTTAAGCAGGCGGTCGATGCCGTCCTGAGAACGCTGTGCATCGTGTTGTTTGCGCTGCTCATCCTCCTCGTGTGCTGGCAGATCCTCACCCGGCTGGTATTCAACGATCCCAGCGTCTGGTCCGAAGAGGCCTCGCGCTACACCTTCATCTGGCTGAGCCTGATCGGCATCTCCGTGGCCACCGGGGAACGGGCAGACGTGGCCATCGACATCCTGGTGAAGAAACTTCCGGTTGTGGCCCAGCGCTGGGTAACGGCCCTGGCCTACCTCACCGCCATCAGCTTTGCGACGGTGATCATGGTCTACGGCGGCTACCTCAATGCCTCCCTGTCCTGGAACCAGGCCAACCCCGTCCTTCCGGTTAACCAGGGCGTCCTGTACCTGGCCGTCCCCGTTGCCGGCGTACTGCTCACGTACTACCTCTGCTACCACTTTGTCCGGATCATCGCGGCGAAGGAAGACGCAACCGCACCCGAAGAGATCCAGGTTGAGCTATGA
- a CDS encoding VOC family protein: MSTTLNPYLSFRDNAKEAMSFYQSVFGGTLESSTFADMNMAEDPSEGSKIMHSSLTTDDGLVIMASDTPSSMNLDEGSSYSISISGDDGDRLRGYWDKLLDGGQMTMPLEKAPWGDVFGMLTDKFGTSWMISIETEDSQG, from the coding sequence ATGTCGACCACCCTGAATCCCTATCTCAGCTTCCGGGACAACGCGAAGGAGGCCATGAGCTTCTACCAGAGCGTCTTCGGCGGCACGCTGGAAAGCAGCACCTTCGCGGACATGAACATGGCCGAGGACCCGTCCGAGGGGAGCAAGATCATGCACTCCTCGCTGACCACCGACGACGGCCTGGTGATCATGGCCTCGGACACCCCGTCCAGCATGAACCTGGACGAGGGCAGCAGCTATTCCATCTCGATCAGCGGCGACGACGGCGACCGGCTACGCGGTTACTGGGACAAGCTGCTCGACGGCGGCCAGATGACCATGCCGCTGGAAAAGGCGCCCTGGGGCGACGTCTTCGGCATGCTGACCGATAAGTTCGGGACCAGCTGGATGATCAGCATCGAGACTGAGGATTCGCAGGGCTGA
- a CDS encoding IclR family transcriptional regulator produces the protein MVNNSSAQAAPSTPSTSEKTLIVLEAALEHSRFTEVVAATGFPKATVHRLISTLVERRFVTIDANGQYLPGPSILALASKALERIDISSIAQPFVDQLVDTIHCTVHMGAISGDAVLYILRKDSDKPYKMPSRVGLTVPLHTTGIGKAVLATYDDETVERMLARAGMARITDATIATVEDFKRELDDVRRRGTARDRGENVPGIACIAAPVHDHTGVVRYGLSISTLSIEHSDEQIEAMSDDLLATAAAISHALGYRGTGPEPGYSSPLH, from the coding sequence ATGGTAAACAATTCGTCCGCGCAGGCAGCCCCTTCAACCCCGAGCACCAGCGAAAAAACGCTGATTGTGCTGGAAGCGGCCTTGGAGCATTCACGGTTCACCGAGGTTGTCGCGGCCACGGGATTTCCCAAGGCAACGGTGCACCGGCTGATTTCCACCCTGGTGGAACGGCGGTTCGTGACCATTGATGCGAACGGACAATACCTGCCGGGACCGTCAATCCTCGCATTGGCCAGCAAGGCCCTGGAACGCATTGATATCTCCTCCATTGCGCAGCCTTTTGTCGACCAGCTGGTGGATACCATCCATTGCACCGTCCACATGGGGGCCATCAGCGGTGACGCGGTCCTCTACATTCTCCGCAAGGACTCCGATAAGCCCTACAAAATGCCGTCCCGGGTGGGCCTGACCGTTCCGCTGCACACCACCGGAATCGGCAAGGCAGTGCTGGCCACTTACGACGACGAAACGGTGGAACGCATGCTGGCCCGGGCCGGCATGGCCCGGATCACCGATGCCACCATCGCCACGGTGGAGGACTTCAAGCGGGAGCTCGACGACGTCCGCCGCCGGGGCACCGCGCGGGACCGCGGGGAAAACGTGCCGGGCATCGCCTGCATCGCGGCCCCCGTCCACGACCACACCGGCGTCGTCCGCTACGGACTGAGCATTTCCACCCTGTCCATCGAGCATTCCGACGAGCAGATCGAAGCAATGTCCGACGACCTGCTCGCCACGGCAGCAGCCATTTCACACGCCCTGGGCTACCGGGGCACGGGTCCCGAACCCGGTTATTCTTCCCCTCTTCACTAG
- a CDS encoding bifunctional 4-hydroxy-2-oxoglutarate aldolase/2-dehydro-3-deoxy-phosphogluconate aldolase → MFSTEQPIPAAERTPASPILTSTRTIAVMRASHASAYAPVVEALIEGGVLSVELTLSTPGVFEELPLLHKRFGDTAEFGVGTVTSVDDAERAIDAGASYLVTPATNTAIIEAAVRRGVAIYPGGLTPTELFNGWSAGATAVKVFPASVVGPGYVSALRGPFPNIQVVPSGGVGIDDAVAWVKAGALAVSVGGPLLGDAFDGGDLRRLTDRAVRLRAAVDEAGSAL, encoded by the coding sequence TTGTTTTCCACCGAACAGCCCATCCCAGCCGCTGAACGCACGCCGGCCTCCCCGATCCTCACGAGCACCCGGACCATCGCCGTCATGCGTGCCTCCCATGCCAGTGCCTACGCCCCCGTGGTGGAGGCACTGATTGAGGGCGGGGTGCTCAGCGTCGAACTGACGCTGAGCACCCCCGGTGTTTTCGAGGAGCTGCCGCTGCTGCACAAACGCTTCGGTGACACCGCGGAATTCGGGGTGGGCACGGTGACCAGCGTTGACGACGCCGAGCGGGCCATCGACGCCGGCGCCTCCTATCTGGTGACCCCAGCGACCAATACCGCCATCATCGAGGCGGCCGTCCGGCGCGGCGTGGCCATCTATCCGGGCGGGCTCACTCCCACCGAGCTGTTCAACGGCTGGTCGGCGGGAGCGACGGCGGTGAAGGTCTTTCCGGCCTCGGTGGTCGGCCCGGGTTACGTGTCGGCGCTGCGCGGGCCATTCCCCAATATCCAGGTGGTCCCCTCCGGCGGCGTGGGCATTGACGACGCCGTTGCCTGGGTGAAGGCGGGAGCCCTGGCGGTCAGCGTGGGCGGGCCACTCCTGGGGGATGCGTTCGACGGCGGCGACCTGCGCCGACTCACGGACCGCGCCGTCCGGCTGCGGGCCGCTGTTGACGAAGCGGGGTCCGCGCTGTGA
- the mmsB gene encoding multiple monosaccharide ABC transporter permease, which translates to MTTATPEQARSPLPPRPTKPARKRPRVDLRQYGILAALVVIILLFQILTGGRLLYPGNVSNLIQQNAYVLILAIGMVMVIIAGHIDLSVGSVVAVVGAVAALSMNDWGLPWWGAVVLALVVGALIGAWQGFWVAFVGIPAFIVTLAGMLIFRGLALVLLTGGTVSGLPRPYVAISAGTLPATGSPDLITLGIGAIASVAVIVQQLRARADLQRLGLPRERAASFWFKIGIAVVAIMYLCYLLAYSRGTPIILITLAVLVLAYSFLLTRTVFGRHIYAMGGNLNAALMSGVKTQWVNFFIFVNMGFLAGLAGVVSTSRAGGAVASAGSGFELDAIAAVFIGGASVQGGVGTVIGAVIGGLVMGVLNQGLSILSVDAAWQQVIKGLVLLAAVAFGFSRRRSAR; encoded by the coding sequence GTGACCACCGCCACCCCAGAACAGGCGCGCTCCCCGCTTCCGCCGCGCCCCACCAAGCCGGCCAGAAAGCGCCCCCGCGTGGACCTGCGCCAGTACGGCATTCTCGCCGCGCTCGTCGTCATCATCCTGCTCTTCCAGATCCTCACCGGCGGCCGGCTGCTGTATCCGGGCAACGTCTCGAACCTGATCCAGCAGAACGCCTATGTGCTGATCCTGGCCATCGGCATGGTCATGGTGATCATTGCCGGGCACATTGACCTGTCCGTGGGGTCGGTGGTGGCAGTGGTCGGCGCCGTCGCGGCACTGTCCATGAACGACTGGGGCCTGCCCTGGTGGGGTGCCGTTGTCCTGGCGCTCGTCGTCGGGGCCCTGATTGGCGCGTGGCAGGGGTTCTGGGTGGCGTTTGTGGGCATACCGGCGTTCATTGTCACGCTGGCCGGGATGCTCATTTTCCGCGGACTGGCGCTGGTGCTGCTCACCGGCGGCACGGTCAGCGGACTGCCGCGGCCCTACGTCGCGATCAGTGCCGGCACCCTGCCCGCCACCGGCTCCCCGGATTTGATCACCCTGGGCATCGGCGCGATTGCCTCGGTTGCGGTGATTGTGCAGCAGCTCAGGGCACGCGCTGACCTGCAGCGCCTCGGCCTGCCGCGCGAGCGGGCCGCGTCCTTCTGGTTCAAGATCGGCATAGCCGTGGTTGCCATCATGTACCTGTGCTACCTGCTGGCCTACAGCCGGGGCACACCGATCATCCTGATCACCCTGGCCGTGCTGGTGCTGGCATATTCCTTCCTGCTCACCCGGACCGTGTTTGGCCGGCACATTTACGCAATGGGCGGGAATTTGAACGCGGCACTGATGTCCGGAGTGAAAACGCAGTGGGTGAACTTTTTCATCTTCGTGAACATGGGGTTCCTCGCCGGTCTGGCCGGCGTGGTCAGCACCTCCCGGGCCGGCGGAGCGGTGGCCTCGGCCGGGTCAGGGTTCGAGCTGGACGCCATTGCCGCCGTGTTCATCGGCGGAGCGTCCGTGCAGGGCGGGGTGGGCACCGTGATCGGCGCGGTGATCGGCGGCCTGGTGATGGGCGTGCTGAACCAAGGCCTGTCCATCCTGTCCGTGGATGCCGCCTGGCAGCAGGTTATCAAGGGCCTGGTACTGCTGGCGGCGGTGGCGTTCGGGTTCAGCCGCCGGAGGAGCGCGCGGTAG
- a CDS encoding zinc-dependent alcohol dehydrogenase: MTAAAYTGSRSFTLDEPQAAPPQPGQVQIAVAFTGLCGTDLHIFHGDMDSRVSMPAIIGHEMSGTITAVGEGVTGWTPGQPVTVMPTVSCGTCPACRRGNSHICHHLNFVGIDSEGSMQSRWNVPADILVALPDGLPLDEAALIEPTAVAVHDVRRAKVTASDFVVVIGGGPVGQLIACVALQQGARVVLVELDAGRRQTAAGFGIATIDPTERSLVDYVMQETDGAGADVAFEVSGAAAGVNSAVDVLTTRGRLVMVAIHPKPKEIDLHRFFWRELEMFGARLYQREDFEEAVRLVAKGAVPARQMISRVVSLQDVTDGFLALESGGVMKVLVDCREVAK; this comes from the coding sequence ATGACCGCTGCCGCCTATACCGGCTCCCGGAGTTTCACTCTCGACGAGCCCCAGGCCGCCCCGCCCCAGCCGGGGCAAGTGCAGATCGCCGTCGCCTTCACCGGCCTCTGCGGAACCGACCTGCACATCTTCCACGGCGACATGGATTCCCGGGTCAGCATGCCGGCCATCATCGGCCATGAGATGTCCGGCACCATCACCGCCGTGGGCGAGGGCGTCACCGGATGGACCCCCGGGCAGCCGGTGACCGTCATGCCCACTGTCTCCTGCGGTACCTGCCCCGCCTGCCGGCGCGGCAACAGCCACATCTGCCACCATCTGAACTTCGTCGGCATCGATTCCGAAGGCTCGATGCAGAGCCGCTGGAACGTCCCGGCCGACATCCTCGTCGCCCTGCCAGACGGTCTGCCCCTGGACGAAGCGGCGCTCATCGAGCCCACCGCGGTCGCCGTCCATGACGTCCGCCGGGCCAAGGTCACTGCCTCCGACTTCGTCGTCGTAATCGGTGGCGGACCCGTGGGCCAGCTCATCGCCTGCGTCGCCCTGCAGCAGGGCGCCCGGGTGGTCCTGGTGGAGCTCGACGCCGGCCGGAGACAGACAGCCGCAGGCTTCGGTATTGCCACCATCGATCCGACGGAACGCAGCCTCGTGGACTACGTGATGCAGGAAACTGACGGCGCCGGAGCCGACGTCGCCTTCGAGGTCTCCGGTGCCGCTGCAGGGGTCAACTCGGCCGTGGACGTCCTGACCACCAGAGGCCGGCTCGTGATGGTCGCGATCCACCCCAAACCCAAGGAAATCGACCTGCACCGCTTCTTCTGGCGGGAGCTGGAAATGTTCGGCGCCCGGCTCTATCAGCGGGAGGATTTCGAGGAAGCCGTCCGGCTGGTCGCCAAGGGCGCCGTTCCGGCCCGCCAGATGATCTCCCGGGTCGTTTCGCTGCAGGACGTTACGGACGGATTCCTCGCCCTCGAATCCGGCGGAGTCATGAAGGTTCTTGTCGATTGCCGCGAGGTGGCCAAATGA
- a CDS encoding SDR family oxidoreductase has product MNTPNPFDLSGKTAVVTGARRGIGLAMAIALAEAGADIIGVSATLESSGSRVEKEVTALGRRFTAMSTDFADRAAVYELAAYLRAAGPIDILVNNGGTIARTPAAQHPDEMWDHVIQVNLSSQFVLSREIGQHMLENGRGKIIFTASLLSFQGGINVPGYTASKSAIAGLTKALANEWAPQGVNVNAIAPGYIATDNTQALQDDPDRERGILERIPAARWGRPEDLAGATVFLASPASDYVHGVVLPVDGGWLGR; this is encoded by the coding sequence ATGAATACCCCCAACCCCTTTGACCTGAGCGGAAAAACCGCCGTTGTCACCGGTGCCCGCCGCGGAATCGGTTTGGCCATGGCCATCGCCCTTGCCGAAGCCGGAGCCGACATCATCGGAGTCTCCGCGACCCTCGAATCCTCGGGCAGCAGAGTGGAGAAGGAAGTCACCGCGCTCGGACGCCGGTTCACCGCCATGAGCACCGACTTCGCCGACCGCGCCGCCGTGTACGAGCTCGCCGCCTACCTGCGGGCAGCCGGACCCATCGACATCCTGGTCAACAACGGCGGCACCATCGCCCGGACTCCCGCCGCCCAGCACCCGGATGAGATGTGGGACCACGTCATCCAGGTGAACCTCTCCAGCCAGTTTGTGCTCAGCCGCGAGATCGGACAGCACATGCTGGAAAACGGCCGCGGAAAGATCATTTTCACCGCCTCGCTGCTGAGCTTCCAGGGCGGCATCAACGTCCCCGGCTACACCGCGTCCAAATCCGCCATTGCCGGCCTCACCAAGGCCCTGGCCAATGAATGGGCTCCGCAGGGCGTGAACGTCAACGCGATTGCCCCCGGCTACATCGCCACCGACAACACGCAGGCCCTGCAGGATGACCCGGACCGCGAGCGCGGAATCCTGGAGCGGATTCCGGCGGCACGCTGGGGGCGTCCGGAGGACCTGGCAGGAGCCACGGTGTTTTTGGCCTCCCCCGCGTCCGACTATGTCCACGGCGTCGTCCTCCCCGTCGACGGCGGCTGGCTCGGCCGCTGA